TGATCAAAGGGAGCTTGTCATAAGAACATCTTCGTTTATCTCAGACAGAACCTATGCCATAACATCAAGCAAATCATCACTTGACATTGACAGAGGCTTAATTGAAGCCCTAAAAAAAGGCAAGGAAATGAAAATCATTGTCTATGAAAAGGAAAAATCTATACAATAGATATCTGTGTTTGGCGAATAGCTCTTTACAGTCCGTTCAGCTAGAAACTCAATCTTCTTATTATATTTTTCTGATTCTTCAGTTATCCTTTTCTTGACGAGATTAATATTCTCAGAAACTGCATAGAAGTGAACTATTGCACTCTTGTATGTTGAAAAGACGTCTGGAAGGAATTCAAATGAAGAGTGAGGTAGGTTCATGATTATCCTATCGGGGTTTTCAATATTCTTTATCTCGATTCTTGAATCGCCATGTATAGGGAGAATATTATAAGTCTTGTTAAGGGCAATATTCTTCTTAAGGTAGTATATGGC
This genomic stretch from Methanofastidiosum sp. harbors:
- a CDS encoding methyltransferase, which produces SKVYFSPRLSEERKRITSLINKDETVLDMFCGVGPFSLMISKKSEPKTIYSIDINEVAIYYLKKNIALNKTYNILPIHGDSRIEIKNIENPDRIIMNLPHSSFEFLPDVFSTYKSAIVHFYAVSENINLVKKRITEESEKYNKKIEFLAERTVKSYSPNTDIYCIDFSFS